The following DNA comes from Gemmatimonas sp..
CCCTCGAACCGATCGGGGCGCTCGCCCCCCTGTTCGGTGGCCGGTCGCTCCACGCGCTCCGGCCGCTCCGCCGGCGGTGCGCCGGACCGGTCGGAACCCACCCGCTCACCCCGGTCGCGGTTGCGATGCCGCCCACGACGGCGGCCACCACGTTCGCGGCGATTGTCGAAGGGACGCTCCGGACGCTCCGTGCGCTCCGTGCGCTCCGGCCCATCCGTCCGATTGAAGGCGCGATCGTACCGGTTTTCCGTTTCGCGGCGGTCGTTGGTGACGCGTTCGGCCGGGTCGTATACCGGAGGCTGATAGCGCTCAACCCGCGGTTCCGCAGGCGGCTCCGCGCGGCTCTCGGTGGCGCGCTCCGGGCGAGACTCCGCGCGGGACTCCGCGCGACTCTCTGCACGCGGTGCCGCGGCCGCCTCGCTCCCACTGTCGGGGCGCGGACGGCGCTCGCGACGGGGCGCAGCGGCAGGCGCAACAGCAGGCGCAGCAGCAGGCGCAGCGGCGGGTACGGCCGGAGCGGCCTGCGGCGCCGCGGGGGCGGCACTACTGCCAACCTCGTCGGCCTTCCGCCGCGGGGTGCGCGGACGGCGCGGTTTGGCCGCATCGGCGCTGGGCACCTCGACGTCGGCCGGGGCGGCTGCGGCCGCCTTGGTGCTCTTCGAGCGCGGCTTGGGCGCGTCGAGGTAGGGATTGTCGTCTCCGGCGACTTCCGGAGTCGTCCGCGTGCGCGGGCGGCGAGCTGGGCGTTTCGGTTCGGTCATTCGACTACTGCGAGTGGTACTGGGTGCTCGCGTTCGAACGAACGGAGCACGGCTCCCCATGCGTCATGATTGGCGACGCCAGGAGGGGCCTGAAGGACAAACCCGGTGTGGGGCTCGTGGAGCGCGGAAGCGCAGAATGATGCGGGCTGCTGGGGGACGGATGTGCTGCCGTCGCACTGCCGGCGGCAACTGGCGCACGGGGATGCGTGCGTAGCGACGCCGGTACCGCTGGGGGGAACGCGCGGAGTGGTGACTCCGGTGTCTCTCGAAGATCGCCGATCGGAGCACCACGCAGGGCTCCGCTGACCGACTCGGCCACAACGCGTCATTCGGGCGCGGCAGCGTCGGGATGTCCTTCGAGTTCCTGTGAGTATTACGAGGCAGGGGCAATCGCGCAACCCTTTGGCCCGATGCGGAGTTGTATCGGCAGCCCCGATCGGCCCCATTCCGCCCCTCTCTACGTTTGTACCATGATTGCCCCTCTCCTCGACCTTCCCGCCGCACTCGCCGAGGCCGTCAACGCCTACGAGGCCTCCGGCAACGTGGGTGCCCTCATGGAACGGCTCCACCATGTGCGCGAGGGGGCCACCCCCGATGCGCTCGTGGCCGCCGCCGAACCCTGGCTGCACATGCCGGAGGTGGCCGGCCCGCTCTATGAACGGGTGGTCGACCACCAGCCCAACAACGCGCGCGCCCTCGTCATTCTTGCCAACGCCTATTGGCTCTCGGGGCGCGGCCCCGAGGTCGTGGGGGAACTGGCCTCGCGCGCCCTGGCCGCCGACCCCGACAATCGCGGGGCCTGGCACATGTGGGCACTCACCGAAGGCAACCAGCGCGACCGCACCATTCGCTGGGTGCAGGTCACGCAGCGGTTCCCCGATGACATGCTGGCCAAGGCGGCGCTCGCCGACAACGCCGCCTCGCTGGCGGCGGCCGAGCACGACCGGGAAGCGCTCGCGCTGGCCATCGGGGCCTACGAGGAGCTGTGGAACAACTCGCCCAACGCCCAACAGCGAGCCGCACTCGAGACCGCGCTCAACACGTTGCGCAACTACCAATTCTGAGTAGCCGATGACCGAGCCCACCACCGGCGGTCCGCCGCACGATCACGCCGCCGCGCGCCCGGCCCCCCCGGGGGAAAGCGCCGCCCTCACCGAGTTCCGGCAGTTCCGCGAGCGCATGAACACCCGCATCCTCGGCGAGAACAATCTCGTCATCAACCGGTTCTTCAATCTCGACGGCCGTGCCTACGAAGGCGGCGCGCTCGACGTGAAGACCAAGGAACTGCTCGGCCTCGTGGCCTCGCTCGTGCTGCGCTGCGACGACTGCATCACCTACCACGTCGTGCGCTGCGCCGAAGAAGGCGTGACGCGCGATGAGATGTTCGAGACGCTCAGCATCGGACTCATCGTGGGCGGCAGCATCGTCATTCCCCACCTGCGCCGCGCGGTGGATCGCTGGGATGACTGTGAGCGCCTGCGGGGCTAGGGCTTCGCAATCGTCTTCGGATTTCCATCCGACACGAACCGCGCCCACTTGCCCCCCACCTTGTCCATCTCGTTCAAGGTGGTCGTGAGGTTGGTTCCCCCCTGCAGGGGGACTCGTGGCAGCGCGCGGGGATTGAACTGGGGGTCGAACGGGCTGCGGGCCGGACCCCCAGCCACCTCGAACACCGCCTCGTGGGCGTACGACACCGTACGCTTCGCCTTCGTGTCATACCACGACCCCTTCAGCGTCAGGGCCCGATTCTTCGGCCACAGCCCGTAGGGCAGCGCCATGCCGCGTACCTGGTAGCCGGGCACCGCACTGTCGATCGCCAGCACGCCGCGCGCCAGCTGCTCCTGGACCACCGCGTCGCTGTACTTGCTGAGCTTCGCGTGCCAGAGCGTATGGTTGCACAGTTCGAAGCCCTGCTGATGGAGGAACTGCACTTTCTTGAAGCGCCACGCCGACTGCTGCCCCTGAATCCCCTTTTCGCCGAAGAAGGCGTGCCCGGCCTCCGCCGCGGGCAGCATGCAGAACAGTCCCTTGGGCTTCCAGTCGGGATGGGTGCGAATGAAGTCGAGCAGGATGCCCACCGCGCTGGTCGGGTCCACCACCAGCTGGCCATTGCGCTCGAGGTACCGGAACTGACTCGGTGAGGCGTCGTCGAAGGTGAACAGGACCGGCGTCTTTCCGGCGGGCACATCCAGTGTCTTGTCCAGGATCTCCGACAGGTTCACCGGCACGTAGCCGCGCCGGTGCAACTCGGCCAGCTCCGCCCGGAACCGCTCGCGCGACACCTTGTAGGTGCCGTCCTTCTCCACCACCTGATGCCACTCCACGATGGGGAACCGGCCGAGCTCGTTGGGCACGCGCGTCGCCGGCGGCGTGGCACTTTGTGGGGGGTGGGTCCGTAGGAGGGGATGAGCCGACGCCAGGGTCGGCGCCAGCACGGCCGCGGCAACCACCGCCGCGGCAACCACGGCCGCGCCACGGCGTGTCAGTATGTGGACGATACGAACGGTGCGGGGAACGGGAAACGGGCTGACCATGACAAGCGTGCGGCAGGTGCGGAGACCGGTGAGGCGATGAGCGAGCAACCTAACGAGTCGGTCTCCGCGCCGGTGACTGGTGCTGGCGATGCGGGGGGGCCCGCGCGCACCGCGGGGTGGCGGGTGTACTGGGAGGCCGTGCGCCCGCGCCTCAGCCGCCTCGCCTGGTACACGGCCGTGCTCGCCGTCGTGGGGGGGGTGGCCTCGACCTCCTGGTGGTGGTCGTGCGGATGGGAGCAGTGTCCCACGCCGGCACAGCTGCGCGCGTGGCGCCCGACCGAAGGCGGTGCCCTGCTGGCGCGCGACAGCGCGTTCGTGAGTGCACTCTCCCCGGTGCGCCGGGTCAACGTCCCGCTGGCCAGTGTGCCGTCACATGTCACCGCGGCGTTCATCGCGGTGGAGGATCGCCGGTTTCGTGCCCATCATGGTGTGGACTGG
Coding sequences within:
- a CDS encoding polysaccharide deacetylase family protein; the protein is MPNELGRFPIVEWHQVVEKDGTYKVSRERFRAELAELHRRGYVPVNLSEILDKTLDVPAGKTPVLFTFDDASPSQFRYLERNGQLVVDPTSAVGILLDFIRTHPDWKPKGLFCMLPAAEAGHAFFGEKGIQGQQSAWRFKKVQFLHQQGFELCNHTLWHAKLSKYSDAVVQEQLARGVLAIDSAVPGYQVRGMALPYGLWPKNRALTLKGSWYDTKAKRTVSYAHEAVFEVAGGPARSPFDPQFNPRALPRVPLQGGTNLTTTLNEMDKVGGKWARFVSDGNPKTIAKP
- a CDS encoding carboxymuconolactone decarboxylase family protein, with the translated sequence MNTRILGENNLVINRFFNLDGRAYEGGALDVKTKELLGLVASLVLRCDDCITYHVVRCAEEGVTRDEMFETLSIGLIVGGSIVIPHLRRAVDRWDDCERLRG